One Thamnophis elegans isolate rThaEle1 chromosome 2, rThaEle1.pri, whole genome shotgun sequence genomic window, GCCATCCAAGTAAGTATGTGCAAGAATAGCGTGATccgtcaaaaccgtgcccgattaaaccgcgtcgctgaagtcatcaacagggcaacaacagccagcgcggagaaagaaggacgctttaaatagcgctttgaaaccaagccgattcaacttaaggtaagggttagggttagggttaggttaagggttaggtttaggggggttgggtttagggtttaATTTTAGGTTTAAGGTTTACAGCGTgtttctgtctccgtgctgttgtcgccctgttgaggatgtcagcgacgcggtttagtcgggcgtggttttgtcggtgaacccaagaATAGATTATTAGCAAATAAAATATGGCTTTTGTTTCCACCCCATTAATGAAGTGAGTTAAGCCACCCCTGGACTGAAATGCCCATAGTTTGTGTGACTGCGGTCTGTACTTTCCCACATCCAGCCAAGAAGTACTTGCGATAGTCCTTGGCCAACGTACCTAGCACGTAGATCTTGCCTTGATACACAGTGACCCCGAGGGCACTCCGACGGTGCTTCATGGGCGCAACGAAGGACCAGGTGCCCACCTCCACATCATAGCGCTCCACACTGTTCAGCTGGTTTGTTCCATCGTAACCCCCCATGGCATATATGCAGTTATTCAGGGCACAAACTCCTACATTAGGAAAGAACAGCATTAAGACAGGCGTGACTTATTCCAACACTCGGGATAACACATTCTCGGGATCAGGATCTCTTGCAAACTTAATTTTCAGCGGAAGGCCTATTGCATTTAGGGCTAGGTTAGAGTTTAACAATGCCTGGAGGGCCTTTTAGCAAAGCCTGGAGATCTTTTCTATCTACCCTGGGCAATATTTCTCAAGTAGAAGGCAGTGTTATTCTTGGACCTAGAATGTCCATTTTTTTGGCATCAAACAGAAGCAGCAACGGAAACAGCTACATTGCTCTTTGAATGTAGGGAAATCTCCCGAAGCATATGAATACGGCGGAATTAGCAGGCATGACGTCCTTACTCTTGCTGCAACCAAAATCAGCCCTCTAGTTCATGTCAATTTCGATTCAGAACGCCAGTGTAAAACTAAATTGGACAACTATCATCAGTTAGGGTGTGAAGCAGCGCATCACATAATCCAGTTTATTGTATTACAGGTAAACCTTAGCTTATATCCATCCAGAGCTCATTCAAAGTTATAGTGGCgctgaaaaatagcaatagcaatagcagttagacttatataccgcttcatagggctttcagccctctctaagcggtttacagagtcagcatattgcccccaacaacaatccgggtcctcattttacccacctcggaaggatggaatgctgagtcaaccctgagccggtgagatttgaacagccgaactgcagaactgcagtcagctgaagtagcctgcagtgctgcatttaaccactgcgccacctcagctctaaatgGAGGTGTGAAGTTTGTGCCTATTGCAAAACCCTTGTGGTCACGTGATTATGATCCAGGCACTCAGGTTGGCAGCTAATTTCTCCCAACCCCACCAAAGCCAGGATTTTGCTGCCTATTCTCTAGCAACCTGCAGGAGAGTCAAGCCCACTGCAGCTCATTGAACCAGGAATTCTGCCTTGGATTTCCTCAAGATTATCAGGTTCAACCTTCCCAGGTGGAGGAATTTGATATTCGTGGTCCCAAGTATGGAGTTCCTGCTGCTGCGCATACCTGCTCCACTCCGAATAGTTTTCATTGATGTGAGCATCTCCCATTCATCCCGCTCTGGGTAGTAGCATTCGGCAGTGTTGTGGCGGTTCGTGCCATCATAGCCCCCCACGGCATACAGAAGGCGGTTCAgcacagccacgcccaccccaatCCGCCGTGTCAGCATAGGAGCCACTGACTGCCATTCATCACGCTCCGGCTCGTACCTGCAAGGGAAAAAAGAGATGCTACATCGGGTACTTGTTTCTGCTGTCGATGTTGTTTGAGCAAGGATGTTAATTGACAGTTGCTAATTTACTGGGCAGCGCTGAAGAAGGGAGAAAGCTGGATGAAGGATGAAACCAAGAAGGAGATGAAGCATGATGGGATTTCCTTTAGGCCTCTCTACCATCATTTTAGAGGCTCTCCAAAATACTCCATCTTTTCCCcatctgtaccagaggtgggttcctaccagttcgcacctattcggtagaaccggttcgtcaaatctaccgaaccggttagaagaggttccaccagtggacccggaaagcaggccacacctacagaagagcttcccaaattttttgaaacccgccattggtccttggatatgatcattctacactatcatgctcctatttataaaactcagtgcctctgtgaaaggtaaggatgactactgcgtttgtggtgcaatcagaacattgcgtgtgttgaagttgttttaacgcaaaccaaagatgcctttgaaaaaacaagtttacatcatattcttatgcatgccagtgctgtgtgtgaggtaatttaaggtggttctgacaagtgtcgtcggcatcttcatatccggtcacatgggcggcaagccactcccatccggtcacatgggtggcaagccactcccatccggtcacatgggtggcaagccactcccacaaaggaggccacacccacagactaggttcgaacaatttttgaaacccaccactgatctgtaccATTAACTGTTCTATGCATTTTCTTCCTTTATCAACACTTCTAAGTACAtgagaaaaaaatccaggtgTCCCTGGTTACCTTTGCCAAAAAGGCCTCATTCTGATattactaagagccgaggtgacacagtgggtagagtgcaatactgcagaccactgcagctgactgttatctgcagttcggcggttcaaatctcaccggctcgaggttgactcagcctttcatccttccgaggtgggtgaaatgaggacccggattgtgagggcgatatgctgactctgtaaaccgcttagagagggctgaaagccctatgaagtggtatataagtctaactgctattgctagttcagcggttcaaatctcaccggctcagggttgactcagccttccatccttctgaggtcggtgaaatgaggacccagattgtgagggtgatatgctgactctgtaaaccgcttagagagggctgaaagccctatgaagcggtatataaatctaactgctattgctaggctGATGGGAAAGTCAGCagccatctctctccctccacaTGGGAACAGCCCAAGCTATCCAATCACGTGCAGGCACTCATAAACCCCCTTCTCTCATAAACCAGCTTAAGCTATTCATGTCAGGTCTGAATAAAAAGgtcatttaaaaaacaataacaggAGAAATCTTCAAAAGGCCACACCATTTACCAGAGTTAAAAAACAACACCCAGGACTCTCGAGCCTTATAAGACCATTTTGCatttggtaatagcaatagcagttagacttatataccgcttcatagggctttcagccctcgctaagcggtttagtgagtcagcatattgcccccaacaacaatctgggtcctcattttacccacctcggaaggatggaaggctgagtcaaccctgagccggtgagatttgaacagccgaactgcagaactgcagtcagctgaagtagcctgcagtgctgcatttaaccactgcgccacctcggctccatcagCAAGGGAGGGCAGAAGGTACAAGCCGTATTTGAGAGGGCTGGATTATTTCAAcgcttcttcccttacctctccacgCTGTTGTGATGCGTGCTGCCGAATGAGCCGCCCACCGCGTAGATCATACCATCGATGACTCCCACCCCAATTCGGTTGCGGGCCACACTCATAGGGGCACAGGGAGACCACCGATTGGTCATGGGGTTATAGCAGTCAATGGCATCCGAGTCCATGTTGCCATCGGGAGAGTTGTTCCTCCCCCCCACCGCGTAGAACAGCCCGCCGACTACGCAGCCCGCCAAGCCGCTGCGAGGCACCTCCAAGTCAGCCAGCCGGATCCAGGAGCCGTCAGAAGGATTGTAAGCCTCCAGGTAGCTCAGGGAGTGGCGGAAGTAGCCGCCCGCCGTGTAGATCAGCTGGCCCACCTTGGGCGCGCGGCAGGGCATGTCATTGGTGGGCTTGTGCAGGGTGAGATCCTGGAAGATCTTGGCCAAGTAGTCCTTGCAACGGGAGTCCGACTTGAGGATCTCGCACTTCTGCAGCTGCATTTGGAGAAAGTGTGGCGTGAGGGAGTGGCAGCGCACAGCTTTCAGCAAGGCCTGGACGTAGAGCCGCCGGTTCTCGCAGTCATATTTCACCCAGTTAATGCAAGCATGGAAGACTTCCGACTCACATCGCACATTCAGCTCGTCCCGGCTGATCAGGGTCACCAGCTGGCAATGTGAGAGGTTGAAGAACTCCTCCTGTTTTGAGACCTACCGGAGaagtagagtttagagttttattgatttgtatgccgcccactcccgaaggactccgggcggcttacaataaaacaagggaggggggaaataatacacaaacaacatattaaaatatacaacagtcacaatttccgaggggctggatatttcaagagccccctggcctgctggagcagccaggacttaacggctttgcggaaggccgggagggtagtaagggtccggatctccacggggagatcgttccagagggctggagctgcaacagagaaggctctcccccggggagtcgccagctgacattggctggcagatggaatccggaggagacctaatctgtgtgatctaatcggtctttgggaggtaattggcaggagagaGAGACCGTGAGCAAAACCAGAGAAGTTTGGAAGGGTGGCTTCCCCTCCCATTGATGGCAACACCGGATGGATGATCTGCTCATCAAAAGCAAGACCAAATCTGCTCTAGAAGAGATCTAGGACTCTTTCTGCATAGATCGCTGGATGGTTGCTGAAATGTCACACGTAGGGAAACCACTTGCCTGCAGAGATCTGCTCACAGAAAAGAAAGCAACTGGCAACTGCTTTTCTAGCACTAGCAGGTGAGATAAAGAAGCAGAGGAATTAAAAATAAGGTCCAACAtaatatccaggggtgggttcctgccagttctaacctcttctatagaagaggttccacaaatctacaatgccgtttagaaccggttccagctccctcccccccgcccgtccgcacatcatcaagatgaagagcaagaggaggaattctgggagttgaagtccacaagtcttaaagctgccaagtttgaacactcctgggttcttttctaaagggttaggggtgcgagggtcttgtaacttgatagctttaagacttgcgtgcttcaaatgccagagtttctgagccaacattttggttgctaagcaagagcgttgttaagtttcacattttacaagttggccacgcccacccagtcacatggctggcaagccacccccacccggtcacatggccggcaaaccactcccacaaagcaggccacacctacagaagaggttctagaaaatgtttgaaacacaccactgagaATATCTGACCAGCACCATGGTCAAAACTTGTAATCCAAACAGATTTCTTAAAACCAGGTTCATCTTCGGCCAGAATCAACAATAAAGGCTCCTAAGTTTAAAGAACATAAAAGTTTTGGAAAAAAGTAGTATTTTTTAGCCTCTGAAATTATCAGTATGAAATGATGATCTAGCGGCATTCTAGAATCTGTAGATTTTTATGTTGATAGTCATAAAGGGTTGCTGCCTAGATCAAAGGTTTTGGACTCATAACTTCTACAATAACAAAAATCCTAAAAAGGAGAACGGGTGGATTCCTATACTATTGTTCACAACTGGCGGAAATAGCCACCCTGTATATTTTTCCTCCCACACAGCACCTTCTAAACTTAATTTATCAGATGCGATTCCCCAAGGAAAGCAGATCATCTCTGAGGAgcaaaacaggtttttttttaattcagctcAACCTGTCAGGAATATTAAACTGTAATTTGTTAGGGCAAGTGACAATCCATGGACAAGACTCTGGATAGCTGTAAAACACGAGTAAGACTCATCTACACCTTGTAGGATAAATGCAGCACAGTAGAAATAAGAAACGCAGAAAAAAAATTAGGTTTGAAAAAGGCATTTTTATGATAGACACAACAGGTACTTTCTAAtgtttctcttcatttctttgtattttaatgtCACACCTCATTTCTTTCCATCATTCCCTCCCCATATGTGCTATTGTGTGGTGTACCTGCGTCTATATGTGTTCGTGTGCATGTGTCCCTTGGGAACACGTGACAGGCGAATCAAGGAAACGACTTTCCTGGATGACAGTTTAAACCAGCAGCAGGAAGACAATAAAAATTCCTACAGCTTGGAATGCGATTCTTGGTACTAAAGCAAGGATTACAAATAAGCCACCAGGCTCATCCACTGATGAATGGAAACAGAGTGCAATTTTTTATGCCGATTGCAAAATACATTTGAGGCAATATCATTAGCAAATCAAATGaagtttaataaagcaggcaagtttccagtttttaaaaagaattcttcCTCGGGAAACATGgcaatcagagccgaggtggcgcagtggttaaatgcagcactgcaggctacttcagctgactgcagttcagcagttcaaatctcaccaggctcagggttgactcagccttccatccttccgaggtgggtaaaatgagaacccggattgttgggggcaagaggctgactctgtaaaccgcttagagaaggctgaaagccctatgaagcggtatataagtctaactgctattgctatagattggCAGGGGATTCAAATGAGGGAGTCAAGACACCTTTTCAAGAGTTTGTATCTGATGAAGCCCTTATCTTATGTTCTGAAGCTGGAAGCTACAGATTAGGCTTCATCAGATACAAAATGGATGTCAGATGACAAGTTCACTTAATGGTCTCCTAGGATGAAGAAACAGGAAAACAGTTGTTTCCTTATAAAAATCCAGGTATTGAGTTAACTTTGTTTCTGACAAAAGGTTTCCCTGTGGGAGGTTTAGCTTGTCATTACATTTTAACACCTGACTCCAAGCAGCAAATGCTCCATCTTTGTCACAAAGGTTGAATGTTTATATTAACCTAAACCCAAATGTGGCTTGTTCACTGTACAACTGCCCAAAAACATTGTAAACTGCACAACTGTCCAACACAAAATACCCCCC contains:
- the KEAP1 gene encoding kelch-like ECH-associated protein 1; the encoded protein is MYAPECKAEVTPSHNGSRTFSYTLEDHTKQAFNIMNQLRLSQQLCDVTLRVKYKDIPPADFQAHKVVLASSSPVFKAMFTMGLREQGMEIIPIEGIHPKVMERLIEFAYTASISVGEQCVLHVMNGAVMYQIDSVVKACCDFLVQQLDPSNAIGIANFAEQIGCTELHQRAREYIYMNFGEVSKQEEFFNLSHCQLVTLISRDELNVRCESEVFHACINWVKYDCENRRLYVQALLKAVRCHSLTPHFLQMQLQKCEILKSDSRCKDYLAKIFQDLTLHKPTNDMPCRAPKVGQLIYTAGGYFRHSLSYLEAYNPSDGSWIRLADLEVPRSGLAGCVVGGLFYAVGGRNNSPDGNMDSDAIDCYNPMTNRWSPCAPMSVARNRIGVGVIDGMIYAVGGSFGSTHHNSVERYEPERDEWQSVAPMLTRRIGVGVAVLNRLLYAVGGYDGTNRHNTAECYYPERDEWEMLTSMKTIRSGAGVCALNNCIYAMGGYDGTNQLNSVERYDVEVGTWSFVAPMKHRRSALGVTVYQGKIYVLGGYDGQTFLDSVECYDSATDTWTEVTCMTSGRSGVGVAITMEPCCKQTEQQKCHC